Proteins from one Bacteroides zhangwenhongii genomic window:
- the pdxB gene encoding 4-phosphoerythronate dehydrogenase PdxB has product MKIIIDNKIPYIKEAVQSIADEVVYAPGKDFTPELVRDADALIVRTRTHCNRELLEGSRVKFIATATIGFDHIDTEYCKQAGIEWTNAPGCNSASVAQYVQASLLVWKSMRNKKLEGLTIGIIGVGNVGSKVAKVAKDFGMRVLLNDLPREEKEGNRFFTSLNEIAEECDIITFHVPLYKEGKYRTFHLADTNFFRSLKRKPVIINTSRGEVIETGALLEALDNKSISDAIIDVWEHEPEINLELLKKVIIGTPHIAGYSADGKANATRMSLDAICRFFRIEGDYEIHAPIPDSPVIHAENYENALLQIYNPAEDSDRLKNQPELFETLRGDYPLRREEQAYIIKYKE; this is encoded by the coding sequence ATGAAAATCATTATAGACAACAAGATACCTTATATAAAAGAAGCCGTCCAGAGTATAGCAGATGAAGTAGTTTACGCTCCCGGAAAGGATTTTACACCGGAACTGGTACGGGATGCGGATGCGCTTATTGTCCGTACCCGTACACATTGCAACCGTGAATTATTAGAAGGAAGCCGGGTAAAGTTCATAGCGACAGCTACGATTGGCTTCGACCATATCGACACGGAATATTGCAAACAAGCAGGCATAGAATGGACTAATGCACCGGGATGCAACTCAGCTTCCGTCGCGCAATACGTACAAGCTTCGCTTCTGGTATGGAAATCTATGAGAAACAAAAAGCTGGAGGGACTGACTATCGGTATCATAGGTGTTGGAAATGTAGGAAGTAAGGTAGCAAAAGTAGCAAAAGACTTTGGGATGCGGGTCCTATTGAACGACCTGCCTCGGGAAGAGAAAGAAGGGAATCGTTTCTTTACCTCTTTAAATGAAATAGCTGAAGAGTGCGACATCATCACCTTTCACGTACCTTTATATAAAGAAGGGAAATACAGAACCTTTCATCTGGCAGATACAAATTTCTTCCGCTCACTAAAACGCAAGCCCGTCATCATCAACACCTCTCGGGGAGAAGTCATTGAAACGGGAGCTCTTCTGGAAGCATTGGACAATAAATCGATTTCGGATGCCATCATTGATGTATGGGAACACGAACCGGAAATCAATCTCGAACTGCTCAAGAAGGTCATCATAGGCACTCCACACATTGCCGGATATTCTGCTGACGGGAAAGCAAACGCAACACGTATGTCTTTAGATGCTATCTGCAGATTCTTCCGGATAGAGGGGGATTATGAAATTCATGCACCGATACCGGATTCTCCTGTCATCCATGCAGAAAACTACGAAAATGCACTTCTCCAAATATATAATCCGGCTGAAGACAGCGACCGGTTAAAAAATCAACCAGAGCTATTCGAAACCTTACGTGGAGACTATCCATTAAGAAGAGAAGAGCAAGCTTATATAATTAAATATAAAGAATAA
- a CDS encoding DUF4254 domain-containing protein yields the protein MTFSNLCNEIFWKSTNDYHVTDSVDAQMNNPYELKSIEYYLYLKNWIDAVQWHFEDIIRDPQIDPAAALTLKRRIDKSNQDRTDLVELIDSYFLDKYKEVIPLDNATINTESPAWAIDRLSILALKIYHMQQEVERTDTSEEHRTQCQTKLNVLLEQRRDLSSAIDQLLADIEAGKKYMKVYKQMKMYNDPALNPVLYAKK from the coding sequence ATGACATTTAGTAACCTTTGCAACGAGATTTTTTGGAAATCGACTAATGATTACCATGTAACGGATAGTGTAGACGCTCAGATGAACAATCCTTACGAGTTGAAGTCGATTGAGTATTATTTATATTTGAAAAATTGGATAGATGCCGTTCAGTGGCATTTCGAAGATATCATCCGTGATCCCCAGATTGATCCGGCGGCTGCTTTGACTTTGAAGAGAAGAATCGATAAGTCCAATCAGGATCGTACGGACCTGGTAGAGTTGATTGATAGTTACTTCCTTGACAAATACAAAGAGGTAATCCCCCTTGACAATGCGACAATCAATACGGAAAGCCCGGCATGGGCTATAGACCGCTTGTCTATCCTTGCTTTGAAAATCTACCACATGCAGCAAGAGGTGGAACGTACGGATACTAGCGAAGAACATCGTACACAATGCCAGACCAAACTGAATGTTTTGTTAGAGCAACGCAGGGATCTTTCGTCGGCTATTGATCAGTTATTGGCTGACATCGAAGCCGGAAAGAAATATATGAAAGTATATAAACAGATGAAGATGTATAACGACCCGGCATTGAATCCGGTGCTTTATGCAAAGAAATAA